A single genomic interval of Labrus bergylta chromosome 18, fLabBer1.1, whole genome shotgun sequence harbors:
- the LOC136183282 gene encoding platelet-activating factor receptor-like, whose product MQASTGTSGVDPPAGNASVFLDSEFRYVLFPVVYGIVFILGLFANIYVLFVLRCLRGAKAMGEIRIYMANLTIADLLFVCALPPWIGYYSRRGDWIYPDFMCRLTGSLFFINTYCAMLFLCAISVNRYWAVTQPLDAASSDHRRRGFIVCACIWLVTISMTIPYLVSSGTNTDQKFTRCFEGYQNQTDSDKKTVAAIHFTIIGLFFIGFFLVVVCNLLIARVLLSSQSEIRSATMVSLRSSASSSFRKPRGVKRKALQMLLAVVGVFVVCLLPHHVVQGPWTLAVLQIKQGWGHVEWDQKTRQALNDAHQITLFLMNLNCILDPVVYYFATKKFRGVIMTHVKKLKEMSGCSNQPKHENPGRGQMSLQTQTPSHMSGGTY is encoded by the coding sequence ATGCAGGCCTCAACAGGAACCTCTGGTGTCGATCCTCCAGCAGGTAACGCCTCAGTCTTCCTGGACTCTGAGTTTCGTTACGTCCTCTTCCCGGTCGTCTATGGCATCGTCTTCATCCTGGGTCTCTTCGCTAACATCTATGTGCTCTTCGTCCTGCGCTGCCTACGAGGCGCCAAGGCCATGGGTGAAATCCGGATCTACATGGCAAATCTGACGATAGCTGATCTCCTTTTTGTGTGCGCCCTCCCCCCCTGGATTGGATATTACAGCCGCCGAGGCGACTGGATCTACCCGGACTTCATGTGTCGGCTGACCGGCTCGTTGTTCTTCATCAACACCTACTGCGCCATGCTCTTTCTCTGCGCCATCAGCGTGAACAGATACTGGGCGGTGACCCAGCCTCTGGACGCGGCCTCTTCAGACCACAGGCGGCGAGGGTTCATTGTGTGCGCTTGCATTTGGCTGGTGACCATATCCATGACTATTCCATATCTGGTCTCTTCGGGGACCAACACTGACCAGAAATTCACTCGCTGTTTTGAGGGTTACCAGAATCAAACCGACTCTGACAAGAAAACAGTGGCTGCCATTCATTTTACAATAATTGGCCTGTTTTTCATCGGCTTCTTTCTCGTTGTGGTGTGTAATCTCCTCATTGCTCGAGTGCTACTTTCTTcacagtcagaaatcaggtcAGCAACCATGGTTTCTCTAAGGTCCAGTGCATCCTCTTCATTTAGAAAGCCCAGGGGAGTGAAACGGAAGGCTCTGCAGATGTTGCTGGCAGTGGTtggagtgtttgttgtgtgtctccTGCCCCACCATGTAGTCCAAGGACCCTGGACCCTGGCAGTGCTGCAGATCAAACAGGGCTGGGGCCATGTAGAGTGGGACCAAAAGACCCGACAAGCCCTGAACGACGCGCATCAAATTACGCTGTTTCTCATGAACCTGAACTGCATTTTGGATCCTGTTGTTTATTATTTCGCTACAAAGAAGTTCAGAGGGGTGATAATGACTCAcgttaaaaagttgaaagagaTGAGTGGATGCTCAAATcaaccaaaacatgaaaatccaggcagaggacagatgtctctgcagacacagaccCCATCACACATGTCTGGAGGCACATATTGA